One Cryobacterium roopkundense genomic region harbors:
- a CDS encoding TetR/AcrR family transcriptional regulator, whose translation MTVMSRSRDRASAGKRTELIDAALRVLAREGVSAATTRKIAEEAGLPLGTVHYWFAGKDDLMEAVVASVLDKFSEAMDRAAVSAPATLLESFRGAWKVVEADDPGAQLALYELTSLSLRTPAMRDLARRQYTLYRQTAKRTTDAWLEAAQVDLPGGPEAVAQLCAVVFDGLDIAWLADPDGCNPDDVFVLLSHLLSAGSTPRAGSTPRTASA comes from the coding sequence ATGACCGTAATGTCGAGATCCCGCGATCGCGCCTCCGCAGGAAAGCGCACGGAACTCATCGACGCGGCCCTGCGCGTGCTGGCCCGCGAAGGAGTGTCGGCGGCCACCACTCGTAAGATCGCCGAGGAGGCCGGCCTCCCGCTCGGCACCGTGCACTACTGGTTCGCGGGGAAGGACGACCTCATGGAGGCCGTCGTGGCATCCGTTCTCGACAAGTTCAGCGAGGCCATGGATCGGGCGGCCGTCAGCGCCCCCGCCACCCTGCTGGAGTCGTTCCGAGGTGCGTGGAAGGTGGTCGAAGCCGATGATCCAGGGGCGCAACTGGCCCTCTACGAGCTCACCAGTCTGTCGCTGCGAACGCCGGCAATGCGCGACTTGGCGCGCCGGCAGTACACCCTGTATCGCCAAACCGCGAAACGCACGACGGATGCGTGGCTTGAGGCGGCGCAGGTCGACCTGCCGGGCGGGCCGGAGGCCGTGGCCCAGCTCTGTGCCGTGGTCTTCGATGGCCTTGATATCGCTTGGCTGGCCGACCCCGACGGATGCAACCCGGACGATGTTTTCGTTCTGCTCTCACACCTGCTCTCTGCGGGTTCAACGCCACGAGCTGGTTCAACGCCACGCACGGCCTCGGCCTGA
- a CDS encoding SDR family NAD(P)-dependent oxidoreductase: protein METMSHTTESSSSAPNVALITGTSSGIGLAVSIAAARAGWSTVATLRDPESAEHLGAAAAAAGVELDIQVLDITRPETITAVLDHIASASDSRPRRQPGHSWARSSRTSMEPGSRADVVLGRRLILVI from the coding sequence ATGGAAACAATGTCACACACCACCGAATCTTCGTCGTCCGCACCGAACGTGGCCCTGATCACCGGTACCTCCTCCGGTATCGGCCTGGCGGTCTCGATCGCCGCGGCCCGAGCCGGGTGGAGTACCGTCGCCACGCTGCGGGATCCCGAATCGGCAGAGCACCTCGGCGCTGCGGCGGCCGCGGCCGGCGTCGAACTCGACATTCAGGTACTCGACATCACCAGGCCAGAGACCATCACTGCGGTCCTCGACCATATCGCCTCCGCATCCGACAGCAGACCTCGGCGGCAGCCCGGGCATTCGTGGGCGCGAAGCTCGCGGACCTCGATGGAGCCAGGATCACGGGCTGACGTCGTCCTGGGTCGGCGCCTGATACTGGTCATCTGA
- a CDS encoding sensor histidine kinase: MIRILSRRQLTVDAAIAVVLLLARSVLGYDTYVVFWVAVGMAVALLVRRLSPAVALSVAWCTVAVQLASGSPPDVANVAILPVLYATGAYGPRLVCWLGLASVPVGAAVATVYVLILQSGGLDNLAGLVLQVRTGEAFQPGAPGVIGFTSALALFGLSWALGLLASTWGKARAGSAALLAAEAEQAAALREVAVEQERTRIARDMHDVVAHSLAVVIAQADGGRYARAANPEAADEAFRTIATTAREALGDVRVLLRQLRSKDTAGPQPTMEDLDRLVDQLRAAGLTIERADEGQPVRLGSGQQLAIYRVVQESLTNVLRHGDSSESVIIRFTWTDTAVEFAVASGLRSPRTSLTGPPGHGLDGMRERAILAGGTFDAGVRGDRFVVRVSLPVVTGGATPV; encoded by the coding sequence ATGATCCGCATCCTCTCACGCCGACAACTCACGGTGGATGCCGCGATCGCGGTGGTCCTTCTCCTCGCGCGCAGCGTGCTGGGATACGACACGTACGTAGTGTTCTGGGTGGCCGTGGGCATGGCCGTCGCCCTCCTGGTGCGCCGGCTCAGCCCCGCTGTCGCCCTCAGCGTGGCCTGGTGCACGGTGGCGGTTCAACTCGCTTCAGGGTCGCCTCCCGATGTGGCGAATGTGGCCATCCTCCCGGTTCTCTACGCCACCGGGGCCTATGGCCCCCGCCTCGTCTGCTGGCTCGGCCTGGCATCGGTACCAGTGGGGGCGGCCGTCGCGACCGTCTACGTGCTCATTCTGCAATCGGGCGGTCTGGACAACCTCGCGGGCTTGGTGTTGCAGGTGCGCACTGGCGAGGCTTTTCAGCCCGGCGCTCCCGGTGTGATCGGTTTCACGAGCGCCCTCGCGCTCTTCGGGTTGAGCTGGGCGTTGGGCCTGCTCGCCTCGACCTGGGGTAAGGCACGCGCGGGCTCGGCGGCACTACTGGCGGCGGAGGCCGAGCAGGCGGCGGCTCTGCGCGAAGTTGCCGTAGAGCAGGAACGCACGCGCATCGCCCGTGACATGCACGACGTCGTGGCGCATTCCCTCGCCGTCGTGATCGCTCAGGCCGACGGCGGCCGGTATGCCCGCGCAGCCAATCCCGAGGCAGCGGATGAGGCCTTCCGCACCATCGCGACGACGGCCAGAGAGGCCCTCGGCGACGTGCGCGTGCTGCTGCGCCAGTTGCGCTCGAAAGACACAGCCGGCCCGCAGCCGACGATGGAAGACCTCGATCGCCTCGTTGACCAGCTGCGCGCCGCCGGCCTCACGATCGAACGCGCGGACGAGGGTCAGCCTGTCCGGCTCGGCTCCGGGCAACAACTCGCGATCTATCGCGTCGTGCAGGAATCGCTGACGAACGTGCTGCGTCACGGCGACAGCAGCGAGTCGGTCATCATCCGCTTCACCTGGACGGACACCGCCGTTGAGTTCGCCGTCGCGAGCGGGCTCAGAAGTCCCCGCACGTCTCTCACTGGCCCGCCCGGTCACGGCCTGGATGGGATGCGCGAACGCGCGATCCTCGCCGGAGGAACCTTCGACGCCGGAGTGCGGGGCGATCGGTTCGTTGTGCGTGTGTCGCTGCCGGTCGTCACCGGGGGAGCGACTCCCGTATGA
- a CDS encoding response regulator produces MTDPIRVALVDDQALFRAGLRLLISSQPDLECVGEAGNGADGIRMVAEARPDVVLMDIRMPVMNGIEATTRIVDASIAADGGPRIIVLTTFDLDEAAARAIRGGASGFVLKDADPEFLLAAVRTVHAGASVIAAAQIIELFESFGTKRMPAAPPAAYTRLTPREQEIFALAARGLSNAEIAAAEFLSEATVKTHISRTLTKLDLRDRVQLVVYAYENSLIA; encoded by the coding sequence ATGACCGACCCGATCCGCGTCGCTCTCGTTGACGACCAGGCCCTCTTTCGCGCCGGCCTGCGCCTGCTGATCTCGTCCCAGCCCGATCTCGAGTGCGTGGGCGAGGCCGGAAACGGAGCCGACGGCATCCGCATGGTCGCGGAAGCGCGGCCCGACGTGGTGCTGATGGACATTCGCATGCCTGTCATGAACGGAATTGAAGCCACCACCCGCATCGTTGACGCGTCGATCGCGGCCGACGGCGGCCCGCGCATCATCGTGCTGACCACCTTCGACCTCGATGAGGCCGCCGCGCGCGCGATTCGGGGTGGAGCGAGCGGTTTCGTGCTCAAAGATGCCGACCCGGAGTTCTTGCTCGCGGCCGTCCGCACGGTGCACGCCGGGGCGTCCGTGATTGCGGCGGCCCAGATCATCGAACTGTTCGAGAGCTTCGGTACGAAGCGGATGCCCGCGGCGCCGCCTGCCGCCTACACCCGGCTCACCCCCCGGGAACAGGAGATCTTCGCCCTGGCTGCCCGGGGACTCAGCAATGCCGAGATCGCGGCGGCTGAGTTTCTCAGCGAGGCGACCGTGAAGACCCACATCAGTCGCACCCTGACCAAGCTCGACCTGCGCGACCGGGTGCAACTGGTCGTCTACGCCTACGAGAACTCGCTCATCGCATAG
- a CDS encoding ABC transporter ATP-binding protein: MKPTATDLGLVARAAHLHKSYGTTNTRVNALTDVSVGIRRGEFTAIMGPSGSGKSTLMHIMAGLDTPTSGSVWLGDTDISRLDDSSLTVLRRRRVGFIFQSFNLVPTLDISGNILLPFELDGRAPTAEEQAWIDRLIAVLGLTDRLRHRPHELSGGQQQRVAIARALSTRPDLVFADEPTGNLDSRTSREVLTLLQTASREYGQSIAMVTHDPVAASYANRIVLLNDGRVVDDRGRSSAEEISSIMLGMEALS; this comes from the coding sequence ATGAAACCAACAGCGACCGATCTCGGCCTCGTCGCCCGGGCTGCCCACCTGCACAAGTCATACGGAACCACGAATACCCGGGTAAACGCGCTCACCGACGTGAGTGTCGGCATCCGTCGCGGCGAATTCACGGCCATCATGGGGCCCAGCGGTTCAGGAAAATCAACCCTCATGCACATCATGGCCGGCCTCGACACACCGACCAGCGGATCGGTCTGGCTCGGTGATACCGACATCTCCCGGCTCGATGACTCGAGCCTGACCGTGCTGCGCCGCCGCCGGGTGGGCTTCATCTTCCAGTCGTTCAACCTCGTGCCGACACTGGACATCAGCGGCAACATCCTGTTGCCCTTCGAACTCGACGGCCGTGCGCCGACGGCTGAGGAACAGGCATGGATCGACCGCCTGATCGCGGTCCTCGGCCTCACCGATCGGCTGCGGCACCGCCCCCACGAGCTCTCCGGCGGGCAGCAGCAACGCGTGGCGATCGCCCGCGCCCTGTCGACCCGGCCCGACCTCGTGTTCGCCGACGAGCCGACCGGCAACCTGGACTCCCGCACCTCGCGGGAGGTACTCACGCTGCTGCAGACCGCGAGCCGCGAATACGGCCAGAGCATTGCGATGGTGACACACGACCCGGTTGCCGCGAGCTACGCCAACCGCATCGTGCTGCTGAACGACGGCCGGGTGGTCGACGACCGCGGCCGCAGTTCCGCCGAAGAGATCAGCAGCATCATGCTCGGCATGGAGGCGCTGTCATGA
- a CDS encoding ABC transporter permease has protein sequence MTLLLRAFREHAPSILVAALSSAFGVSLISITGVLTEVISDADLNSETLTFILSFIAVVFIVIALYVGALVTANTFATIIAGRVRTIALLRLIGSSAAMQRRAVAREGLTVGVVGALLGGIVGVLFPIVVVWVGVAGGMIPGGTYTYLTATMLLPAAAVALTTTAASWVGSRRVLSVSPMDALGAAGEQSIGEQTARRTRNRVALLDFLVGNVILGVAVFIGQTSPLAVLIGLVGGILSFSGVVMGASVVMPRALRAIGRVFGSSPTACLARENAVRYPERSARTTIGLVIGVTLITTFAVTAASYQRIIETAQEAMPGVYESVGPVLTVTVAVFSVLMGFSALIAAVGMVNNLSLNVLQRTRELGLLRALGFTALQIRRMILIESAQLSAAAVAVGLVLGTFYGWAGAQSLIGGIPGSPGIVMPIVPLDLIGVIVAAAAGLAAVASIAPSRRATRITPVAALATA, from the coding sequence ATGACGCTCCTTCTGCGCGCGTTTCGGGAGCACGCGCCGAGCATCCTCGTCGCGGCGCTGTCGAGCGCCTTCGGCGTCAGCCTGATTTCGATCACCGGCGTGCTGACCGAGGTCATCAGCGACGCCGACCTGAACAGCGAAACTCTCACGTTTATCCTGTCGTTCATCGCGGTCGTGTTCATCGTGATTGCCCTCTACGTGGGCGCATTGGTGACGGCGAACACGTTCGCCACGATCATCGCGGGCCGGGTGCGCACGATCGCGCTGCTGCGGCTGATCGGCTCGAGCGCTGCGATGCAGCGGCGTGCCGTGGCCAGGGAAGGGCTCACCGTCGGAGTCGTCGGCGCGCTCCTGGGCGGGATTGTCGGCGTGCTGTTCCCCATAGTGGTCGTCTGGGTCGGGGTGGCCGGCGGCATGATTCCGGGCGGCACCTACACCTACCTGACAGCAACGATGCTGCTGCCCGCGGCGGCGGTAGCCCTCACCACGACGGCGGCTTCCTGGGTGGGATCGCGCCGGGTGCTCTCGGTGTCGCCGATGGATGCCCTCGGTGCTGCCGGCGAACAATCAATCGGTGAGCAGACCGCTCGACGAACGCGCAACCGCGTGGCGCTGCTGGACTTTCTTGTGGGCAACGTGATCCTCGGGGTGGCCGTCTTTATCGGGCAGACGAGCCCGCTCGCTGTTCTGATCGGCCTCGTCGGGGGAATCCTGTCGTTCTCCGGGGTCGTGATGGGGGCATCCGTTGTGATGCCGCGCGCCCTTCGGGCGATCGGCCGGGTGTTCGGATCGAGCCCCACGGCATGCCTGGCGCGCGAAAACGCGGTCCGGTACCCGGAGCGCAGCGCCCGCACGACGATCGGCTTGGTCATCGGCGTCACCCTGATAACGACCTTCGCGGTCACAGCCGCGAGTTACCAGAGGATTATCGAGACGGCACAGGAGGCGATGCCGGGGGTCTACGAAAGCGTAGGCCCGGTATTGACCGTAACGGTGGCGGTGTTCTCGGTGCTGATGGGATTCAGCGCCCTGATCGCGGCCGTGGGAATGGTCAACAACCTCTCGCTCAATGTGCTGCAGCGCACCCGGGAACTCGGACTGCTGCGCGCACTCGGCTTCACCGCGCTCCAGATTCGCCGCATGATCCTCATCGAAAGCGCCCAGCTCAGCGCTGCCGCGGTCGCCGTGGGGCTCGTGCTCGGAACGTTCTACGGCTGGGCCGGGGCGCAGTCCCTGATCGGCGGGATTCCCGGGTCGCCGGGAATCGTAATGCCGATCGTGCCGCTCGACCTGATCGGCGTGATCGTGGCAGCGGCAGCGGGACTCGCGGCGGTGGCGTCGATCGCGCCCTCACGCCGTGCGACCCGCATCACCCCCGTCGCGGCGCTCGCGACCGCATAG
- the istA gene encoding IS21 family transposase, whose amino-acid sequence MADYRKILGLLLEGRSYREVVEIAGCSHRDVARVRQEVQERGVTSAVAVSDAELTEWFPDGRRKVSAEYDQPDLSRVLASMKANRHFTLLLAWRRYVDAKDAGKKYGYSQFCALFTGYLRTHDLVAVLRHEPGRAMLVDWAGDTMDIVDTITGEVVRAILFVAVLPFSGLLFCRAYADMKSPAWLDAHVRAFAFFGGVTQIVVPDNPTTSTHQTHKGDAERVVNARYQQLADHYQTAIVPARVKKPRDKAAAENAVNVVNKRVIGYLEDDVFTTLSELNTAIEERVREINHDIRRADDTTRWERFDMEERELLGPLPDAGFEDVQWKELKVARNYHVTADTQRYSVPFGLAGKLLRVRLTSSLVTVFDGHESICEHPRLTGRKGQYSTLPDHVPPQHRDIDGLWSRRWFIDRARSVGPATVTVIEHILDSQVIEAQGYLACQNILDGLGKNNRERLEAACQALVNRGTHPTYSTLKRLMAAIDSDAKKPRPVTPAASTGKRSNTVVFRDTISDVYVRDASHYAGDEEGK is encoded by the coding sequence ATGGCGGATTATCGGAAAATATTGGGGTTGTTGCTCGAGGGGCGGAGCTACCGCGAAGTCGTAGAGATCGCTGGGTGCTCGCATCGCGACGTCGCCCGGGTCCGGCAAGAGGTCCAGGAACGAGGTGTCACCTCGGCGGTCGCGGTCAGCGACGCCGAGCTGACGGAATGGTTCCCCGACGGGCGCCGGAAAGTGTCGGCGGAGTATGACCAGCCCGACTTGTCTCGGGTTCTGGCATCAATGAAGGCGAACCGGCACTTCACGTTGCTGCTGGCGTGGCGTCGGTACGTCGACGCCAAGGACGCCGGGAAAAAGTACGGGTACTCGCAGTTCTGCGCCCTGTTCACCGGCTACCTCCGCACCCACGATCTCGTCGCGGTGCTGCGCCATGAGCCGGGTCGGGCGATGCTGGTCGACTGGGCCGGCGACACGATGGACATCGTTGACACGATCACCGGCGAGGTGGTCCGAGCGATCTTGTTCGTCGCGGTGTTGCCGTTTTCAGGGCTTCTGTTCTGCCGAGCTTACGCGGATATGAAGTCCCCGGCGTGGCTCGATGCGCACGTTCGAGCGTTCGCATTCTTCGGCGGCGTGACGCAGATCGTCGTGCCGGACAACCCGACGACCTCCACTCACCAGACACATAAGGGCGATGCGGAGCGGGTCGTCAACGCGAGGTATCAGCAGCTCGCGGATCACTACCAGACCGCGATTGTCCCGGCCCGAGTGAAGAAACCCCGCGATAAGGCGGCTGCGGAGAACGCGGTGAACGTGGTCAACAAACGAGTCATCGGCTACCTCGAGGACGACGTCTTCACGACGCTGAGCGAGTTGAATACGGCGATCGAAGAGCGCGTGCGTGAGATCAACCATGACATCCGCCGCGCCGACGACACGACCAGGTGGGAACGCTTCGACATGGAGGAGCGCGAGTTGCTCGGCCCTTTGCCCGATGCCGGGTTCGAGGATGTGCAGTGGAAGGAGCTGAAGGTGGCCCGGAATTACCACGTCACCGCGGACACGCAACGGTATTCCGTGCCCTTCGGGTTGGCGGGCAAGCTGCTGCGGGTTCGGCTGACGTCGTCCCTGGTGACGGTCTTCGACGGGCACGAGAGCATCTGCGAACATCCTCGGCTGACGGGGAGGAAAGGCCAGTACTCGACTCTTCCGGACCACGTCCCGCCGCAGCACCGCGATATCGACGGGTTGTGGTCAAGGCGGTGGTTCATCGACCGGGCGCGCAGCGTTGGGCCGGCCACCGTCACGGTGATCGAGCACATCCTCGACAGCCAGGTGATCGAGGCGCAGGGCTACCTGGCCTGCCAGAACATCCTCGACGGGCTCGGTAAGAACAACCGGGAACGGCTGGAGGCGGCCTGCCAGGCACTCGTGAACCGAGGCACCCATCCGACGTATTCGACGCTGAAACGGTTGATGGCGGCGATCGATAGTGACGCGAAGAAGCCCCGGCCGGTGACCCCGGCAGCCTCGACAGGCAAACGCAGCAACACGGTCGTGTTCCGCGACACCATCTCGGACGTTTACGTCCGCGATGCCTCCCACTACGCAGGCGACGAGGAGGGGAAGTGA
- a CDS encoding ATP-binding protein, protein MFTSIDYDKFRALRVTHVATRLEELIQDEGNDTLTPEQLFLTAVDDALESRRINKVDKLIRQAAFPIPGATVAEVDYRDGRGITPVRMRRYAAHDWRSDATNLLIISPTGGGKTYLACALAIGACQSEHSVLYFRMDDLARRLVIARGDGIAHQKLLNELSNIDLLIIDDFLTVGIDSDAASDLFAILANREHRLPTMIASQTGPKHWVAELPDRVAADSIVNRLANNARIINLGQIDMRRHRNDQARAHETYWE, encoded by the coding sequence ATGTTCACCAGCATCGATTACGACAAGTTCCGGGCCCTGCGCGTGACCCACGTCGCGACGCGCCTGGAGGAACTCATCCAAGACGAAGGCAACGACACCCTCACCCCCGAGCAGCTGTTCCTGACCGCGGTCGACGACGCGTTGGAGTCCCGTCGTATCAACAAGGTCGACAAGCTCATCCGCCAAGCTGCTTTCCCGATCCCGGGGGCCACGGTCGCGGAGGTCGACTACCGCGACGGGCGCGGGATCACCCCAGTCAGAATGCGACGCTATGCCGCCCATGACTGGCGCTCCGATGCGACGAACCTCCTCATTATTTCGCCCACCGGAGGCGGGAAGACCTACCTCGCCTGCGCGCTGGCCATCGGCGCCTGCCAGAGTGAGCACTCCGTTCTCTACTTCCGGATGGACGACCTCGCCCGAAGGCTTGTCATCGCCCGCGGCGACGGAATCGCCCATCAGAAGCTGTTGAACGAGCTCTCCAACATCGACCTGCTCATCATCGACGACTTCCTCACAGTCGGCATCGACAGCGACGCCGCCAGCGACTTGTTCGCGATCCTCGCGAACAGGGAACACCGACTACCCACGATGATCGCCTCGCAGACCGGGCCAAAGCACTGGGTCGCCGAGCTGCCCGACCGGGTCGCCGCGGACTCGATCGTGAACCGCCTCGCCAACAACGCCCGGATCATCAACCTCGGCCAGATTGACATGCGCCGGCACCGCAACGACCAAGCCCGCGCCCACGAGACCTACTGGGAGTGA
- a CDS encoding SDR family oxidoreductase: MKRHSPGAARGMGAEHARLFIEEGARIVIGDILDAEGQALSVELGENVVYVHLDVTKPGDWIHAVDTAVQRFGGLDILVNNAGIAEFAPIAETSMALWDRTLAVNLTGPFRGVMAALSELKKSGRASIINLSSTAGFVGYEGLSVYNASKFGVRGLTKSMALDLAKHGIRVNSVHPGVIKTPLSAGLSESPSHVAMRRMGEPREVSYLVLFLASDEASFCTGAEYLADGGEIAGLANNAILSRHTV, from the coding sequence ATCAAGCGCCACTCGCCAGGGGCAGCTCGGGGCATGGGCGCGGAGCATGCACGCCTCTTCATCGAGGAAGGCGCGCGGATTGTCATCGGCGACATCCTTGACGCTGAGGGGCAGGCGCTGTCTGTCGAACTGGGAGAAAATGTTGTCTACGTTCATCTGGACGTGACGAAACCGGGCGACTGGATCCACGCTGTCGACACGGCCGTCCAGCGCTTCGGCGGCCTGGATATCCTCGTGAACAACGCGGGCATCGCAGAGTTCGCGCCCATCGCGGAGACGTCCATGGCCTTGTGGGATCGAACCCTCGCGGTGAATCTCACGGGCCCGTTCCGCGGAGTCATGGCCGCCCTGTCCGAACTGAAGAAATCGGGACGTGCGTCCATTATCAACCTGTCCTCGACGGCAGGCTTTGTCGGTTACGAAGGGCTCAGCGTTTACAACGCCTCCAAATTCGGGGTCCGCGGACTGACGAAATCCATGGCCCTAGACCTGGCGAAGCACGGTATCCGCGTGAACTCCGTGCATCCTGGCGTCATCAAGACTCCGCTGTCGGCGGGCCTCAGTGAGAGCCCCAGCCATGTCGCCATGCGCCGCATGGGCGAGCCACGAGAGGTGTCCTATCTGGTGCTCTTTCTTGCCAGCGATGAAGCTTCGTTCTGCACGGGCGCTGAATACCTTGCGGACGGCGGGGAAATCGCCGGCCTAGCCAACAACGCCATCTTGTCGCGCCACACCGTCTGA
- a CDS encoding glucose 1-dehydrogenase has product MARLAGKVALISGAAQGMGAAHARTMIREGARVVIGDIGDAQGQALAEELGDNARYVHLDVTESEDWDRAVAVAVGSFGGLDILVNNAGIAEFVSLEDTTMELWDRTLAINLAGAFRGIQAALPALKQSEHASIINISSIAGFVGFEGLGVYNASKFALRGLTKSVALDLADDGIRVNSVHPGGVRTPMTVGLSANPSNTAMHRLGEPEEVSNLVLFLASDESSFCTGAEYLADGGEAAGLSNLIPLSRVVV; this is encoded by the coding sequence ATGGCACGTTTAGCGGGAAAAGTAGCACTGATCAGTGGAGCCGCTCAGGGAATGGGCGCGGCACATGCGCGCACCATGATTCGGGAAGGCGCCCGCGTTGTCATCGGAGACATCGGAGATGCCCAGGGTCAAGCGCTCGCCGAAGAGCTCGGAGACAATGCCAGATACGTTCATTTGGACGTCACCGAGTCTGAGGACTGGGACCGGGCCGTTGCGGTCGCAGTTGGGAGCTTCGGGGGTCTGGACATTCTGGTGAACAACGCTGGAATCGCGGAATTCGTGAGCCTGGAGGACACGACCATGGAGCTCTGGGACAGGACGCTTGCCATCAACCTCGCCGGCGCTTTTCGAGGGATTCAGGCGGCCCTGCCCGCGCTGAAGCAATCCGAGCACGCATCCATCATCAACATCTCTTCGATCGCCGGATTCGTCGGGTTTGAGGGGTTGGGTGTCTATAACGCTTCGAAGTTCGCCCTGCGCGGGCTGACCAAGTCGGTGGCCCTTGACCTTGCGGACGATGGTATTCGAGTGAACTCGGTGCACCCCGGCGGGGTGAGAACTCCGATGACGGTTGGGCTGAGTGCGAACCCGAGCAACACGGCTATGCATCGCCTGGGTGAGCCTGAAGAAGTGTCGAACCTCGTTCTCTTCCTTGCCAGCGATGAATCCTCATTCTGTACGGGAGCTGAGTACCTCGCGGATGGTGGCGAAGCAGCGGGCCTTTCTAACCTGATACCGCTGTCGCGTGTCGTGGTTTAA
- a CDS encoding GAF domain-containing protein, translating to MRTISPRLLASWQRSENYGVSLEDVQPTFSGTYDDESLFVECGREVLTDLHDTLSSEPVGLMLTDADGLVLNRFSGDRQLLHALDDVHLAPGFSYSERQAGTNGLGLALADRVPTLVRAEDHYTLSLRLYTCAAAPVFDPVSGRLEGAVNLTTWSEKASDLLLALAQTAATSTANLMLARSQGRNPRRVTRGQVFRIEGLREQSENAPLRDLSDVWNKAVTRTVEALTAGRMVAAVGERGSGRATLLAQAVRQVHPHDRLFAVRSPAPRDTDSWFSVWTPELSRPNTGFVLCDVDDLSSPAAERLRTMLVGERTSDATACPVSAEHFDAIPLPLRGLVETVVQVPPLRERAADIMPLANHLAWRARRREVDFTTSASRALTDYAWPGNVEELAQTVREAASRTDVVDVRHLPPEMLSRSEHLSRIKAFERDEIVRVLNRPGATSESAAAELGMSRATVYRKLAQYGIQLPRRD from the coding sequence ATGCGGACGATCTCCCCACGCCTGCTGGCTTCATGGCAACGCAGCGAAAATTACGGTGTCTCCCTCGAAGACGTCCAGCCCACGTTCTCAGGCACTTACGACGACGAGTCGCTGTTCGTCGAGTGTGGGCGTGAGGTCCTGACGGATTTGCACGACACGCTTTCGTCCGAACCTGTCGGACTCATGCTCACCGATGCCGACGGACTCGTGCTCAATCGATTCAGCGGAGACCGCCAGCTATTGCACGCACTCGACGATGTGCACTTGGCGCCGGGGTTCTCGTACTCAGAACGGCAGGCGGGCACCAATGGCCTCGGTCTCGCTCTCGCCGATCGAGTGCCGACCCTCGTGCGGGCGGAGGATCACTACACCCTGAGCTTGCGGCTCTACACCTGTGCGGCTGCCCCGGTTTTCGACCCTGTGAGCGGTCGACTCGAAGGCGCGGTGAACCTGACGACTTGGTCGGAGAAAGCGTCTGACCTGCTGCTCGCGTTGGCGCAGACGGCTGCAACATCGACCGCGAACCTCATGCTTGCTCGATCGCAGGGACGCAACCCCCGCCGGGTAACACGCGGCCAGGTCTTTCGCATCGAGGGTCTGCGAGAGCAGTCGGAGAACGCTCCGCTGCGTGATCTGTCGGATGTCTGGAACAAGGCCGTCACCCGCACCGTCGAAGCCCTCACCGCGGGTCGTATGGTTGCAGCTGTGGGCGAGCGAGGTTCGGGACGAGCTACGTTGTTGGCACAAGCGGTTCGGCAGGTGCATCCTCACGACCGGCTGTTTGCTGTACGTTCCCCAGCGCCGCGCGACACGGATTCGTGGTTCTCGGTCTGGACGCCCGAGCTTAGCCGTCCCAACACCGGGTTCGTACTCTGCGACGTTGATGATCTTTCCTCTCCCGCTGCCGAGCGCTTGCGGACAATGCTGGTCGGCGAGCGTACTTCCGACGCGACTGCCTGCCCAGTGTCCGCGGAGCATTTTGACGCCATCCCGCTGCCGTTGCGCGGCCTTGTCGAGACCGTCGTGCAAGTGCCGCCGCTGCGTGAACGGGCGGCGGATATCATGCCCCTCGCCAACCATCTCGCCTGGAGGGCGCGCCGCCGCGAGGTCGATTTCACGACTTCCGCGTCGCGGGCGCTTACCGACTACGCCTGGCCGGGAAACGTCGAGGAACTCGCTCAGACTGTGAGAGAGGCCGCGAGTCGCACCGACGTGGTCGATGTGCGTCACCTTCCGCCCGAGATGCTGTCCCGCAGCGAGCACCTTTCGCGCATCAAGGCGTTCGAGCGCGACGAGATCGTGCGCGTGCTAAATAGACCCGGCGCGACCTCAGAAAGTGCGGCGGCCGAGCTGGGAATGAGCCGCGCCACGGTGTACCGCAAACTGGCGCAGTACGGAATCCAACTTCCCCGCCGCGACTGA